The genomic interval GATACATCTGTCATAGAGGAACAATCTTAATCCGCCGAGATCGCCGGCGGCCCCATTGAAGCCCAAGGATCTGCGTCAGAACCACTCAATTCTGCCGGGCTTAATCCGCCGAGATCGCCGGCGGCCCCATTGAAGCGTGCTCGGTCAGTGGGCACTGGAGTCAGGCTGGGGTACGTTGATCCGCCGAGATCGTCGGCGGCCCCATTGAAGCAAAATTCGGCTTGATGTTTGCGACATAGCGATTCTCGTTGATCCGCCGAGATCGTCGGCGGCCCCATTGAAGCGAGAGCGCTTTTACGCCATCGAATACGAGCGGAGCAACGTTGATCCGCCGAGATCGCCGGCGGCCCCATTGAAGCCTGAGTATGATTTCAGCTCGATACGCATTCAGTAAAACTTAATCCGCCGAGATCGTCGGCGGCCCCATTGAAGCCCGGACGACCAATACGACCGCCTTTGCGTCGAGCTACTTAATCCGCCGAGATCGTCGGCGGCCCCATTGAAGCACCGCCAGCCAGAAGATGCCCACCCAGTCGTATGGCTTAATCCGCCGAGATCGTCGGCGGCCCCATTGAAGCATGCTGACGATCAACACGGACATCCGGTGGCAGTGGCGTTGATCCGCCGAGATCGTCGGCGGCCCCATTGAAGCTTGGTGGCGGCCAAACTCGAAGGAAAGGAAGCGATGCGTTGATCCGCCGAGATCGTCGGCGGCCCTATTGAAACGCGGCGCCCCCCAATCACGACAAAGAGGGCGGGAATCATCCGCCCTCTTGAATCGTCGTGATGCATTCCGCTTTTAAGCTTCTATCCTCCAAAAGTCACTCCGTGAGCCAAGCCAGCATCCGAGTGCCACAACGGCCATACCGACCAGGGAGATGGCGTCCGACGGACTGAGCCATCTATCCAACACGCCGCCGACCCACGAGCCGAGAGGCGGACCAAGTGCAATCAGTGAGCCCCGTAGGCCCATGATGCGTCCCATGACCTGCGTCGGCACAGAGCGCTGGACGACGGTCCGCGCCAGCGGTGGATACCCGCCAAACAGGAGTCCGGCGCAGGCGAGGAACACGTAGATGAGCGTGAAGGCGTGGATCCAGAACAGCGGCGCGAACGCCGCGCCCCATCCGATGATCATCATCGCCATGACTACGCCGGTCCTGCGTCTCTTGGACATCCAGCCACTGAACGCCGCTCCAGCAATGGAGCTGATGGCATAGGTGGACCAAAGGCTGCCTAGGATCCAGGCACCTCGACCAAACTGTCGGTGTGTCAGGAGAGGTAACTCGATGTCAAGCGCGCCGTACGCCAGATTGAGCGCCCACGCGCCGATGGTGATCCACCAGACCGGACGCAGCGCGTACAACGTCTTCATGGCCTCGAGGGTGTTTTGCACAAACGATCGCGCCACTTGACACTTCGTCATCGGCGCATGCCTCGCCTGCGCGGGTACCTTCGCCATTCCAACACATAGCGCCGCGAGCCAAAACGAAATTGCGTCCGCGAACAAGGCCGCGGAGCTACCTACGCGCGCGATGGCGAATCCGCCAAGGGCCGGTCCCAGAATGGCTGCGCCGTTCCACAGGATCTCCATGAGCGCATTGACGGAGCCAAGCTCATCATCCGCGACAATATTTGGAATGACGACGCTCCAGCCGATGGTCGAAAACGGCGTAAGGCAGCCTGCCGCAATCGCGAACATCAGAAGCGCCCACACAGGAAGCACGTGCAGACGTTCCAGCACGGCGATGGATGCGAACAAAGCGCCGAGCATGACGTGGGATGTGATGAGCGCCCGTTTGTGCGGTGTGTGGTCCAAGACGTGCCCAACGGTGGGGCCGAGCGCGACGGCTGGCAGGCCGAAGGCAAGCCCCAGCCATCCCATGATCTGCGCGTTCTTGGTCAGGGTCATCGTGGACCACAAAAGCCCCATCCAGCCCACCTGATCGCCCAAGACCGAAATCCCATCCGCCACCATCAACAGTGCCAGACTGCGACGTCGGTACCACCCGTATGTTCTCATGTTCAGTTGTCACCTCGTCAGGAGCCCCCTGCTGGAAGCTCGCAAATGGTTGCAGACGGGGCTTCCCCCGACGAGATGGATCAAATGGGCCTGTGCATCCGAACGGCTCCTCCCGGCAATCTCCAGAACATTGTAACACGCGCCCACAACAAAAGCGCCGCTCGCGTGGAGCGACGCCTCTCCTTGATTCTCCGCATTATCTCCGCGGTTCGTACGGGATGCCATCCGCCGCTGGTGGCGTGGATCGGCCAATGAGCCCGGTCAGCGCGAGAATGGTCAACGCGTACGGGATCATCTGCAGAATGTTCGACGACACGCCATGGCCTTGCAGCACGATGCCGAGCGCGGTGGAAAAACCGAAGATGAGCGCCGCGCCGAACGATCCGAGCGGCGTCCACTTGCCGAAGATCATCGCAGCGAGCGCGATGTACCCGCGGCCGCTCGTCATGTTGGACGTGAACCCGTTCAGAATGCCGATGGACAAATACGCCCCGCCGATGGCGGAAAACACGCCGCTCAAGACCACGCCGAAGTACCGCAGCCGCCACACCGGAATGCCGAGCGTGTCCGCCGCGAGCGGATTCTCGCCGACGGATCGCATCCGCAGGCCGAGTCGCGTGGAGAACAGGAACCAGTGAGACAGGAAAATCAGGACGATCCCGATGTACACGAGCACGCTCTGGTTCGTGAAAATCACGCCGATGTACGGAAGGCGATCCAGGCCCGGGATGCTCACCGACGGCAGCTTCGGCGTGTTCACGGGGGTGCCGTTGTATCCGAAGAGCGTGTTGAGCAAGAACGTCGTCAGGCCCGCGGCGAAGATGTTGATGCCCATGCCGAGCACCGTCTGGTCGGCGGACACGTGAATCGCGCCCCAGGCGAGCGCGAGCGCGGTGAGTGCGCCGCACACGATGGCGGCCAGAAGCCCGATCCACGCGTTCCCGGTCCAGTACGAGAATGCGACGCCGAAGAACGCGCCGATGAGCATGATGCCTTCCATCGCGATGTTAACAACGCCCGTGCGCTCCGAGAACGTGCCGCCGACGGCCGGGAGCGCGAGCGGGATCGCCATGGACAAGGTCAGCGCCCAAATTTCGGGGTTGGAGAAGACCATCCGTGCGCCTCCTTTCACAATCCGGGAATCGGCTCGTCAGCTTGCGGGCGTCTGGGCTCTCGTGGAGCGGCGCCGCCGATACCAACCGATCACCTGCGGGATGATGCGTTCACATCCGACAAAGAAGATGATGAGTCCGGTCAGCACATTGGTGAGCGAAGCCGGGACGTTGGAGACAATCTGCATGTTCTGACCGCCCGTGGTCAGCGCGCCGAAAAAAAGGCCCGAGATGACGACGGCGAGCGGGTTGTTGCGCGCGAGAAGCGCCACCACGATGGCCGTGTAGCCGTAGTTCGACGAAAAGCCATCGAGCAGCTGATGATCGACGCCGAGCATTTGCACCGCCCCCGCCAGGCCGGCGAAGAGCCCCGACAGCGCGAGCGCGATCACGATGTGCAACTTGACGCGGATGCCGGCGTATTTCGCCGCGCGCGCGTTCAGGCCGACGGATCGCAGGGAAAATCCGAGCGTCGTCTTGTACAGCAGGAACCACGCGACGATCACGGCGAGCGCCGCGATGAGCATGGAGATGGGCGACAGCTGGGATCGCGCAAACCCTTGCGTGAAATAAGGAAATTGGGTGTTCGACGCGATGAGCGGCGACTGGGGGATATACCCCTTCTCCTGCATCGGCCCGCCCTCAATGAGGTAGCGTGCGAACAAAATCGCGATGTAACTCATCATCATGGTGGTGATGACCTCGTGCGCGCCAACGAACGCCTTCGTGAGCCCGGGCACGATGCCTGCCCACAGCGCGCCCGCGATCATGCCGGCGACGAGGCAGAAGAGCATGTGCAGCCAGCCGGGCAGGGACGTGAAGTGGTAACCCACCCAGACCGCCGCCGTCGCGCCGATCCAGTACTGGCCGTCCGCGCCGATGTTGAACAGCCCGCTCTGAAACGAGATGGCAATGCCAAGCCCGATGATGATGAGTGGTAGGCTCGCCGTGAGCGTATTGCCCAAATTGCCGAGATTGCCGAACGCGCCCGAGATGAGCGATCCGTACACGGACACCGGATTGTACCCGAGCGCCGCCACCAGGATGGCACCGATGGCGATGGCCACCAGGCTCGCGGCCACGGGCAAGAGAATCGACTGAAGCGCCTTCACGCCGTACCCTCCTTCGCGCGCCGGCCCGTCATCATGAGGCCGAGCTGCTCGCGCGTCGCCTCCGCCCCATTCACCACGCCGACGATCTCGCCGTCATGCATCACGGCGATGCGATCCGACAGGCTCAGGATCTCGTCCAGTTCCAGCGAGATAAGCAGCACCGCCTTGCCTTCGTTGCGCAGCCGGACGAGTTGGCGGTGCACGCCTTCGATGGCGCCGACGTCCAGCCCTCGTGTCGGCT from Alicyclobacillus acidocaldarius subsp. acidocaldarius DSM 446 carries:
- a CDS encoding MFS transporter, whose protein sequence is MRTYGWYRRRSLALLMVADGISVLGDQVGWMGLLWSTMTLTKNAQIMGWLGLAFGLPAVALGPTVGHVLDHTPHKRALITSHVMLGALFASIAVLERLHVLPVWALLMFAIAAGCLTPFSTIGWSVVIPNIVADDELGSVNALMEILWNGAAILGPALGGFAIARVGSSAALFADAISFWLAALCVGMAKVPAQARHAPMTKCQVARSFVQNTLEAMKTLYALRPVWWITIGAWALNLAYGALDIELPLLTHRQFGRGAWILGSLWSTYAISSIAGAAFSGWMSKRRRTGVVMAMMIIGWGAAFAPLFWIHAFTLIYVFLACAGLLFGGYPPLARTVVQRSVPTQVMGRIMGLRGSLIALGPPLGSWVGGVLDRWLSPSDAISLVGMAVVALGCWLGSRSDFWRIEA
- a CDS encoding ABC transporter permease, whose amino-acid sequence is MVFSNPEIWALTLSMAIPLALPAVGGTFSERTGVVNIAMEGIMLIGAFFGVAFSYWTGNAWIGLLAAIVCGALTALALAWGAIHVSADQTVLGMGINIFAAGLTTFLLNTLFGYNGTPVNTPKLPSVSIPGLDRLPYIGVIFTNQSVLVYIGIVLIFLSHWFLFSTRLGLRMRSVGENPLAADTLGIPVWRLRYFGVVLSGVFSAIGGAYLSIGILNGFTSNMTSGRGYIALAAMIFGKWTPLGSFGAALIFGFSTALGIVLQGHGVSSNILQMIPYALTILALTGLIGRSTPPAADGIPYEPRR
- a CDS encoding ABC transporter permease, with product MKALQSILLPVAASLVAIAIGAILVAALGYNPVSVYGSLISGAFGNLGNLGNTLTASLPLIIIGLGIAISFQSGLFNIGADGQYWIGATAAVWVGYHFTSLPGWLHMLFCLVAGMIAGALWAGIVPGLTKAFVGAHEVITTMMMSYIAILFARYLIEGGPMQEKGYIPQSPLIASNTQFPYFTQGFARSQLSPISMLIAALAVIVAWFLLYKTTLGFSLRSVGLNARAAKYAGIRVKLHIVIALALSGLFAGLAGAVQMLGVDHQLLDGFSSNYGYTAIVVALLARNNPLAVVISGLFFGALTTGGQNMQIVSNVPASLTNVLTGLIIFFVGCERIIPQVIGWYRRRRSTRAQTPAS